Genomic segment of Thermodesulfovibrionales bacterium:
TAATATACCATCCAGAGCCTTTGAGGATAAAGGAAGAGTTAGATATAAGTCTCCTTAATGTCCCTCCACAGGAAGGACATTCTGTTACAGGTGCATCACTGAATCTCTGAATATATTCTCTTCTCTCATTACAGGTTGTGCATTCATATTCGTATATGGGCATCTGCTATCACCTCCGATTGATATAATATCCTATTTATTCTTTTCATTTCAATCTGCGGTATGTCTTCTTAAAACCGCCAGATCCTCAGTTAATGCTACTCTTTCAAAACCTTCTGTACCTCATAGCCTTCAATACCCTCTCCCTCGCAATAACCACTGCTGCCTTTCTTGGAGAAATCGCCTCTTTCTCAGAGCGTTTAAGGATGAGTTCTGTATTTTCTCTTATCTTACTTTCAATTGCCCTGAAGGCCTCGTCTACTGTCCGCCTTGCGTACTCCATAGCGGCCATGATAACCCCTCCAGCATTAGCAATAAAATCAGGGACAACTGTTATACCTTTTTTATAAAGATACTCTTCGGCCTCTTCTGTAACAGGAATATTTGCACCTTCAAGGATTATCCTGGCCTTTATTGAATCTGCATTCTTCTCATTAATTACATCAGCAGTTGCGGCAGGGATAAGGATATCACAGGAAACATTAAATAAATCTTCTGGTGACAATCTTTCACCACCGGTAAAGTTAATTACAGAACCTCCTTCCTCTTTAATTTTTAGCAGCTTTAAGACATCGAGACCCTCCGGGTTATAAACGGCTCCTTTTGAATCAGCAACTGCAACAATAAGACCACCTCTCTGAGCAAAGAATCTGGCAGCAGCCTTTCCAACACTTCCAAATCCATGAATTGCAATCCTTGAACCCCTTAGCTCCATCCCAGCATATTTACAGGCAACCTCACCTGCCACCGAAAGTCCAAAACCTGTTGCACCGAGCCTGTCAAGGGGAAGGCCTCCTATCTCTTCAGGAAGTCCCACAGCCCTTCCTATCTCATCATAAACCCATGCCATGGACTCCTCATTACTGCCCATATCAGGTCCTGGAATGTATTCTTCAATATCTTTTATTGACCTTGCAAATATCCTGAAATATTCTTCTATCTCTGTGTCTTTTGGATCAGCGATTATACCTGCTTTTCCACCGCCATGTGGAAGTCCTGCGATAGAGTTCTTCAATGTCATTGTCCTTGCAAGTCTTATTACCTCCTCTCTGGTAACTGAAGGAGATACCCTGACACCTCCCATGGATGGACC
This window contains:
- a CDS encoding zinc ribbon domain-containing protein; amino-acid sequence: MPIYEYECTTCNERREYIQRFSDAPVTECPSCGGTLRRLISNSSFILKGSGWYI
- a CDS encoding Glu/Leu/Phe/Val dehydrogenase, which gives rise to MFFDDIGPQRIEEFYFPKSRLRAIVVIDNTALGPSMGGVRVSPSVTREEVIRLARTMTLKNSIAGLPHGGGKAGIIADPKDTEIEEYFRIFARSIKDIEEYIPGPDMGSNEESMAWVYDEIGRAVGLPEEIGGLPLDRLGATGFGLSVAGEVACKYAGMELRGSRIAIHGFGSVGKAAARFFAQRGGLIVAVADSKGAVYNPEGLDVLKLLKIKEEGGSVINFTGGERLSPEDLFNVSCDILIPAATADVINEKNADSIKARIILEGANIPVTEEAEEYLYKKGITVVPDFIANAGGVIMAAMEYARRTVDEAFRAIESKIRENTELILKRSEKEAISPRKAAVVIARERVLKAMRYRRF